From Candidatus Zixiibacteriota bacterium, the proteins below share one genomic window:
- a CDS encoding sigma-54-dependent Fis family transcriptional regulator, whose product MSKIPRILVVDDEESMCNFMEIMLRKEGYEVSTAQSGKAAVTLLESEAPDLVISDIMMPEMSGIELLVEAKKRRDDLHFVVMTAFASVDSAVDALKRGADDYITKPFKVDEIKHVIRNLLENRELRRENQKLKDELAGKFTLDRFIGNAPAVVKLKELVKQIAASDSTVLILGESGTGKDLIARAIHGHSRRCEKPFVAINCGAIPELLLESELFGHKRGSFTGAIRDKDGLFQVADGGVLFLDEIGNLSTALQVKLLRALETQEFTPVGSTTPVRVDVRLLAATNSDLEGDVKAGRFRADLFYRLNVLPITLPPLRQRREDILLLANHFLQRLGAKHDAEPKTLGTDAEELIAHAEWPGNVRELENTITRAFLLSKGNVITAADFPDKLQKSEEVEVTASGDAGNPTLESIEKAYIYWILNQTNWQKTKAAKLLGIDASTLYRKIERYGLKREGEKDSAQ is encoded by the coding sequence GTGAGCAAGATCCCGCGTATCCTCGTGGTCGACGACGAAGAGTCGATGTGCAACTTCATGGAAATCATGCTGCGCAAAGAGGGCTATGAAGTCTCGACGGCGCAATCGGGCAAGGCTGCCGTCACTCTGCTCGAAAGCGAAGCGCCGGACCTGGTGATCTCCGACATCATGATGCCGGAGATGTCGGGCATCGAGTTGCTCGTCGAAGCCAAGAAGCGGCGCGACGATCTGCACTTTGTCGTCATGACGGCGTTTGCCTCGGTTGATTCCGCGGTCGACGCGCTCAAGCGCGGCGCCGATGATTACATCACTAAACCGTTTAAGGTTGACGAGATCAAGCACGTCATCAGGAACCTGCTGGAAAATCGCGAACTGCGGCGCGAAAACCAGAAGCTCAAGGATGAGTTGGCCGGAAAGTTCACGCTCGATCGTTTCATCGGCAACGCGCCGGCGGTGGTCAAACTGAAAGAGCTGGTGAAGCAGATTGCCGCGTCCGATTCGACGGTATTGATCCTCGGCGAAAGCGGCACCGGCAAGGACTTGATTGCGCGCGCGATCCACGGCCATTCCCGCCGCTGCGAGAAACCGTTCGTCGCGATCAATTGCGGCGCCATCCCCGAGTTGCTCCTTGAATCCGAGCTCTTTGGCCATAAACGCGGGTCGTTCACCGGTGCCATCCGCGACAAGGATGGACTGTTCCAAGTAGCGGACGGCGGCGTCTTGTTCCTCGACGAAATTGGTAATCTCTCGACGGCGCTGCAGGTTAAGCTGCTGCGCGCGCTGGAGACGCAGGAGTTCACTCCGGTCGGCTCGACGACGCCGGTGCGAGTGGACGTGCGTCTGCTGGCGGCCACCAACTCCGATCTGGAAGGCGATGTCAAAGCCGGGAGATTTCGCGCCGATCTGTTCTACCGTCTGAATGTCCTGCCGATCACCTTGCCGCCGCTGCGCCAGCGCCGCGAGGATATCCTTCTGTTGGCGAACCACTTTCTTCAACGGCTGGGAGCGAAACACGACGCGGAGCCGAAGACCCTCGGTACAGATGCCGAAGAACTAATCGCCCACGCCGAGTGGCCGGGCAACGTGCGCGAATTGGAGAACACGATCACGCGCGCGTTCTTGCTGTCAAAGGGCAATGTCATCACGGCCGCCGATTTCCCCGACAAATTGCAGAAGAGCGAAGAAGTCGAGGTGACGGCTTCCGGCGATGCCGGCAATCCAACGCTGGAGTCGATCGAGAAAGCGTACATCTATTGGATTCTCAACCAGACAAATTGGCAAAAGACCAAGGCGGCGAAGCTTCTCGGGATCGACGCATCGACACTCTACCGCAAGATCGAACGCTACGGGTTGAAGCGAGAAGGGGAAAAAGATTCCGCGCAGTAG
- a CDS encoding DUF169 domain-containing protein: MSDLLQNLNDTLTRHIRPDTFPLAIKMCKSDDDLPPRVKRPFRDLGYKSAICQGIAVARRYGYVIALGHEDISCPLAKSAFGFEPLVEHFTSGCCCEGMYTETAQAGARTESELPKFSFREYKYFLTAPLERTAFEPDVILMYGNSAQIMRLLAASLWKSGGYLHSRFSSRLDCADICIETMQTQKPQVILPCYGDRLFGGTQDHEMAFTFPHQLSQTMIDGLEGTHKGGIRYPIPAYLRFTAEFPEKYRELEDYWKNERG; encoded by the coding sequence ATGTCCGACTTGCTTCAGAATCTTAACGACACCCTCACGCGGCACATCCGGCCTGACACGTTTCCGCTGGCCATCAAGATGTGCAAGAGCGACGACGACCTGCCGCCGCGGGTCAAGCGCCCCTTTCGTGACCTGGGCTACAAATCGGCGATTTGCCAGGGAATCGCGGTAGCGCGCCGCTATGGCTACGTCATCGCCCTCGGCCATGAGGACATTTCCTGCCCGTTGGCCAAATCTGCGTTCGGCTTCGAACCGCTGGTCGAACACTTCACGAGCGGCTGTTGTTGCGAGGGGATGTACACCGAGACGGCGCAGGCCGGCGCGCGCACGGAAAGCGAGTTGCCCAAATTCTCGTTCCGCGAGTACAAGTACTTCCTGACCGCGCCGCTCGAGCGCACCGCTTTCGAGCCGGACGTCATCCTCATGTACGGTAATTCCGCGCAAATCATGCGGCTGCTGGCGGCGTCACTCTGGAAATCGGGCGGGTATCTGCACTCGCGCTTTTCGTCGCGGCTCGACTGCGCAGATATCTGTATCGAGACGATGCAGACGCAAAAACCGCAGGTGATACTTCCCTGCTACGGCGACCGTCTCTTTGGCGGGACGCAGGATCACGAGATGGCGTTCACATTCCCGCATCAACTGAGCCAAACGATGATCGACGGCCTTGAGGGCACGCACAAGGGCGGTATCCGCTACCCGATCCCGGCCTATTTGCGGTTCACGGCCGAGTTTCCCGAAAAATATCGCGAACTGGAGGACTACTGGAAGAATGAGCGCGGCTGA
- a CDS encoding GAF domain-containing protein: protein MSYLTEEDVLARLREVASAPDSRERLPLEVVHILKHNYPHYDWVGIYILDKPDELVLGPFLGKPSPHVRIKTDSGICGAAVLHEETIIVDDVNADPRYLACSLETKSEIVVPVFKNGKVVAEIDIDSHTHAAFTDKDRQLLEQVAEILAAAY, encoded by the coding sequence ATGAGTTACTTGACCGAAGAGGACGTGCTGGCGCGCTTGCGCGAGGTCGCTTCAGCGCCCGACTCTCGCGAGCGCCTGCCGCTGGAGGTCGTTCATATCCTCAAGCACAACTACCCCCACTATGATTGGGTGGGAATCTACATTCTGGACAAGCCAGATGAACTGGTGCTGGGGCCGTTTCTCGGCAAGCCGTCACCGCATGTGCGCATCAAAACCGATTCCGGTATTTGCGGTGCTGCGGTTCTGCACGAGGAGACGATCATCGTCGACGACGTCAACGCCGACCCGCGCTACCTGGCCTGCTCGCTCGAGACCAAATCGGAGATCGTTGTGCCGGTCTTCAAGAACGGCAAAGTCGTCGCCGAAATCGACATCGACTCGCACACCCATGCCGCTTTCACCGACAAGGATCGGCAACTGCTGGAGCAGGTGGCGGAGATACTGGCGGCGGCGTACTGA
- a CDS encoding FAD-binding oxidoreductase: protein MSEKFDVVIIGGGILGCSIAFYLAKKKFGKIAVVEKEMYLGNGATAKCAGGIRAQFGTEINVRMSMLSEDKFETFKEETGAEVQFDQVGYLFLLTNEDHVAKFRTQFAMWQRLGHPVEWLSREEIKKLAPPLFVDDVLAGTFSHRDGIGDPHQFTQGYVAACRRLGVKFFLEHEAIGITHTGDVLTGVKTAKGDFATDTIVNCAGPHSAIVSSWLGIDLPVKPYKRQIVTTAPLDFISDTFPMVVDIGSGLYTHKESAGLLLGWADKDTPEGFDESAHPDYTEAILMKGLDRIPQLETAQIKTAWGGLYDTTPDHHAVLGSSGVIPKFYQANGSSGHGLMHAPAVGIVMSELICGEPTTIDISSLSPHRFADKALIEENTVI from the coding sequence ATGTCGGAAAAATTCGACGTCGTCATCATCGGTGGGGGGATTCTCGGGTGTTCGATCGCGTTCTATCTTGCCAAGAAGAAGTTCGGGAAAATTGCTGTCGTTGAGAAGGAAATGTACCTCGGCAACGGCGCCACCGCCAAGTGCGCCGGCGGCATCCGCGCGCAGTTCGGCACCGAGATCAACGTCCGCATGTCGATGCTTTCCGAAGACAAATTCGAAACCTTCAAGGAAGAAACCGGCGCCGAAGTCCAGTTCGATCAGGTCGGCTACTTGTTCCTGCTGACGAACGAAGATCACGTCGCCAAGTTTCGCACGCAATTTGCGATGTGGCAGCGCCTCGGGCATCCGGTGGAGTGGCTTTCGCGCGAAGAAATCAAGAAATTGGCGCCGCCGCTCTTTGTTGACGACGTTCTCGCCGGCACGTTCTCCCACCGCGACGGCATCGGCGATCCGCATCAGTTTACGCAGGGCTATGTCGCTGCCTGCCGGCGGCTCGGGGTGAAGTTCTTTCTCGAGCACGAGGCGATCGGCATCACACATACCGGCGACGTGCTCACCGGAGTCAAGACGGCCAAAGGTGATTTCGCCACCGACACGATCGTCAATTGCGCCGGCCCGCATTCGGCCATCGTTTCATCATGGCTGGGGATCGATTTGCCGGTGAAACCGTATAAACGACAGATCGTGACCACTGCGCCGCTCGATTTCATCAGCGACACGTTCCCAATGGTGGTCGATATCGGCTCCGGGTTGTACACGCACAAGGAGTCGGCCGGGTTGTTACTGGGTTGGGCTGATAAGGACACTCCGGAAGGTTTCGATGAGTCGGCGCACCCCGACTATACCGAGGCAATTTTGATGAAGGGCCTCGATCGGATTCCGCAGTTGGAGACGGCACAGATCAAGACCGCCTGGGGCGGCCTGTACGATACCACACCGGACCATCACGCGGTTCTCGGCTCGAGCGGCGTGATTCCGAAGTTTTATCAGGCGAACGGTTCATCGGGCCACGGCTTGATGCATGCACCGGCCGTCGGTATTGTGATGTCGGAGTTGATCTGCGGCGAGCCGACGACGATCGACATTTCCTCGCTCTCGCCGCACCGCTTCGCGGACAAGGCGTTGATCGAGGAAAACACGGTAATCTAA
- a CDS encoding alpha/beta fold hydrolase translates to MTDRHLRRVLPSPTSLLTITCLLILISLSSAVAARFPLNPPIEVTVDAPDSSVELVGRLEIPHASLVKSGKPPLLILLHQFGMSNVNWGMFTEQLLRNGIAFLAMDLPGHGLSIYDLKQQKNRPPYSYYTGELLNFPQDVAALVEQTIRLHHDRVDTTRIAVLGAGLGANVGLLYAHNDPRVRYIALVSPGLEFNQLRIAPVLREFDDRPIMIAYSDTDVYAVQTVDLLTDIIPRKFDLFVSSSMYAGNRLLNSEPALQVKVLDDLRRFLVREK, encoded by the coding sequence ATGACTGATCGCCACTTGAGACGCGTGCTCCCAAGCCCGACCAGCCTGTTGACAATTACCTGCCTTCTGATTCTGATCAGCCTTTCGTCGGCGGTAGCGGCGCGCTTTCCGCTGAATCCGCCGATCGAAGTTACCGTCGACGCTCCCGATTCCAGCGTGGAGTTGGTCGGCCGCCTTGAAATCCCCCACGCCAGCCTGGTGAAGAGCGGCAAGCCGCCGTTGTTGATCCTCTTGCACCAATTCGGCATGAGCAATGTCAACTGGGGCATGTTCACCGAACAATTGCTGCGCAACGGCATCGCTTTTCTTGCGATGGACCTGCCCGGACATGGCTTGTCCATCTATGATCTCAAGCAGCAGAAGAATCGGCCGCCGTACAGCTACTACACCGGCGAACTTCTCAACTTCCCGCAGGATGTTGCGGCGCTGGTGGAGCAGACGATCCGGCTCCATCACGATCGCGTCGACACGACCCGGATCGCCGTCCTCGGCGCCGGACTTGGTGCCAACGTCGGATTGCTTTACGCCCACAACGATCCGCGCGTGAGGTACATCGCGCTGGTATCGCCGGGACTGGAGTTCAACCAGCTGCGGATTGCGCCGGTACTGCGCGAATTTGACGACCGCCCGATCATGATTGCGTACTCGGACACTGACGTCTATGCCGTGCAAACGGTCGACCTCCTGACCGATATCATCCCGCGCAAATTCGATCTTTTCGTGAGTTCGTCGATGTATGCGGGCAACCGGCTGCTCAATAGCGAGCCCGCCCTGCAAGTCAAGGTCCTTGATGATCTGAGGAGATTTCTTGTAAGGGAGAAATGA
- a CDS encoding zf-HC2 domain-containing protein — MSECREIRWQLNEFLAGKLDQDRDEAVRSHLDVCSRCVGMLTIGHRIDNYLRANDSTLPADFSRKVVGEFPVLGVWATVIRYLFAVFGASAAFAALAYWTFSQFFSRGNDVIAGQLAARPETLSIVVSEWLANPAVRYIGLALLAVVLTAALVLLVDSPRRSRRERA; from the coding sequence ATGAGCGAGTGTCGCGAAATTCGCTGGCAACTAAACGAGTTCCTGGCCGGCAAACTTGACCAGGATCGAGATGAGGCTGTAAGAAGCCACCTCGATGTCTGCTCTCGCTGCGTCGGCATGCTCACGATCGGGCACCGGATCGACAACTACCTGAGGGCCAATGACTCGACGTTACCTGCGGACTTCTCCAGGAAAGTGGTTGGTGAGTTTCCGGTGCTGGGCGTTTGGGCCACCGTGATTCGCTATCTGTTTGCGGTGTTTGGTGCGAGCGCGGCGTTTGCGGCGCTGGCCTATTGGACGTTCAGCCAGTTTTTCTCAAGGGGTAATGATGTCATCGCCGGACAGCTGGCGGCACGGCCGGAAACACTCAGCATCGTTGTCAGCGAGTGGTTGGCGAATCCCGCGGTTCGCTACATTGGATTAGCACTTTTGGCCGTGGTGCTGACTGCGGCGCTCGTGCTGTTAGTCGATTCGCCACGACGAAGCCGCCGCGAGAGAGCCTAA
- a CDS encoding sigma-70 family RNA polymerase sigma factor, whose translation MQTAIIDHDRELVERARVGEQPALARLTDAYKDRVFALINRMLDDPGRSEELTYEAFIRAFKNLGSFRGDAKFSSWLYRIALNLALAERAKKRLEQVSLSEHEYLAADQASHPDQVYQSLFCSRVIEEALAQLPIHYATALRLFYLRGVGYVEIAEVMKIPIGTVKTYLHRGKRALKEIVTGKYRPEELL comes from the coding sequence ATGCAAACAGCCATCATCGATCACGACCGCGAATTAGTCGAGCGGGCCCGCGTCGGCGAGCAGCCGGCACTGGCGCGGCTGACCGACGCCTACAAAGACCGGGTGTTTGCGCTGATCAACCGGATGCTCGACGATCCCGGGCGCTCCGAGGAACTAACGTACGAGGCGTTTATTCGCGCCTTCAAGAATCTCGGCTCGTTTCGTGGCGATGCGAAGTTTTCAAGCTGGCTTTATCGAATTGCTTTGAATCTCGCTTTGGCGGAGCGTGCGAAAAAGAGGCTGGAGCAAGTCTCGCTGTCAGAGCACGAGTATCTCGCCGCCGACCAGGCATCGCACCCGGACCAGGTGTATCAATCGCTGTTTTGCAGCCGCGTGATCGAGGAGGCCTTGGCGCAATTGCCGATTCACTATGCCACCGCCTTGCGGCTGTTCTACCTGCGCGGCGTCGGTTACGTTGAAATCGCGGAAGTGATGAAAATCCCGATCGGCACCGTTAAGACCTATCTCCATCGCGGCAAGCGCGCGCTCAAAGAGATCGTAACCGGGAAGTATCGTCCGGAGGAGCTGCTATGA
- a CDS encoding amidophosphoribosyltransferase: MSDDLRCECGVFGIFGVPNAAELTYFGLYALQHRGQEAAGIVSFDGETLNEVRGQGEVNNVFSRHDRLSVLKGDRAIGHNRYSTAGASVIRNVQPLVITIKGQKIAIGHNGNLTNNESLKNKLEQSGSIFQTTSDTEVILHLIAKSHKPRLLDAICDALKKIEGAYSLLFLTKDGIVAARDPHGFRPLALGKLGDKWVVASETCSFDIIGAQYVRDVKPGEVVELTTEGVRSVFPFRRRKHAFCIFEFIYFARPDSKIFEENVDKIRRRLGRYLALQHPAEADIVISVPDSSNTAALGFSEQSKIPFEFGLIRNHYVGRTFIDPKQDIRDLDVKVKFNAVKGVLKDKRVVVVDDSIVRGTTMKKLIKMIREAGAKEIHLRISSPPIISPCFYGIDMPTKQELIAANMSVEEIGNYLGVDSIGYLSIDAMLSMHSLPKESFCVACFSGKYPTKIANKNGRLLSHAETAEDPKRTFAKRSRKLRVTA; the protein is encoded by the coding sequence ATGTCGGACGATCTGCGTTGTGAGTGCGGTGTTTTCGGAATCTTCGGGGTCCCGAATGCTGCGGAACTAACCTACTTTGGGCTCTACGCCCTCCAGCATCGCGGCCAGGAAGCTGCCGGAATCGTGAGCTTCGACGGCGAGACACTTAACGAAGTCCGCGGCCAGGGGGAGGTCAACAACGTCTTCAGTCGCCATGATCGGCTGTCGGTACTCAAAGGCGACCGCGCGATCGGCCACAATCGTTACTCCACGGCCGGGGCCTCCGTGATCCGCAATGTTCAGCCCCTCGTGATCACAATCAAGGGGCAGAAGATCGCAATCGGTCACAATGGAAATCTCACGAATAACGAATCGCTGAAGAACAAGCTCGAACAAAGCGGATCAATCTTCCAAACCACCTCGGACACTGAGGTGATCCTGCATCTGATCGCCAAGAGTCACAAGCCGCGATTGCTTGATGCGATCTGCGATGCTCTCAAGAAAATCGAAGGCGCCTATTCCCTGCTGTTCTTGACCAAAGACGGGATCGTTGCCGCGCGCGACCCGCATGGTTTCCGACCGCTGGCACTCGGCAAACTGGGCGACAAGTGGGTCGTGGCGAGCGAGACCTGCTCATTCGACATCATCGGTGCGCAATATGTCCGCGACGTCAAACCTGGGGAAGTTGTCGAGCTGACTACGGAGGGCGTGCGCTCGGTCTTTCCGTTTCGCAGGCGCAAGCATGCGTTTTGCATCTTTGAGTTCATCTATTTTGCGCGTCCCGATTCCAAGATTTTCGAGGAGAACGTCGACAAGATTCGCCGCCGCCTCGGGCGCTACCTGGCGTTGCAGCATCCAGCCGAGGCCGATATCGTCATCTCCGTGCCCGACTCGTCCAATACTGCGGCACTCGGTTTTTCGGAACAGTCGAAAATCCCCTTTGAATTCGGACTGATCCGCAATCACTACGTCGGCCGCACTTTCATCGATCCCAAGCAGGATATCCGCGATCTCGACGTGAAGGTTAAGTTCAATGCGGTCAAGGGTGTGCTCAAGGACAAGCGCGTGGTCGTGGTGGATGATTCCATTGTGCGCGGCACGACGATGAAGAAGCTGATCAAGATGATCCGCGAGGCCGGCGCCAAGGAAATCCATCTGCGGATCTCGTCCCCGCCGATCATCTCGCCCTGCTTCTACGGCATCGACATGCCGACCAAGCAGGAGCTGATCGCGGCCAATATGTCGGTCGAAGAGATCGGCAACTACCTCGGTGTCGACTCAATCGGCTATCTGTCGATCGACGCCATGCTCTCGATGCATTCGCTGCCCAAGGAGAGTTTCTGCGTCGCCTGTTTTTCCGGCAAGTACCCGACCAAGATCGCCAACAAGAACGGCCGCCTGCTCTCTCACGCCGAAACCGCTGAAGACCCCAAGCGGACGTTTGCCAAGCGCTCACGCAAGCTCAGGGTGACGGCGTAG
- a CDS encoding NADH-quinone oxidoreductase subunit N, translating into MSFQSVDWWLIAPSLTVCVSALLTMLLQPFVSERRQEWIGHLSWIGMALALVLCGQQIGEQGSTFSGQFVLDEFSLFFNMIFLAAGILTIFMSLDYLKKKENNHGEFYPLVLFATYGMMVMASTTNLLVIFLGLEIMSVSLYVLAGFARTQLRSTEAAIKYFLLGAFATGFTVLGIAFIYGVTGTFAINDVLTYFRQTPGIDAFLLIGAALLIVGLGFKVAAVPFHMWAADAYEGAPSPVTGFMSAGPKAAAFAAMLRIFSFGYQDFQAQLEPLFWVLAVATMIVGNIMALRQENFKRMLAFSSIAHAGYIMIALVVGTAEAASAAAFYLLCYALTNLGAFMIISLVDSSHAHDEVATINDYAGLGRTRPLLGVLLLIFMISLAGFPPTAGFVGKLVLFKAALAEGYYALVVIAVINSLISVYYYLRVIVKMFMADKDVQPISVPALPAFLLLALIVAVVAVFAIGIFPHQWYPLEGLTAVTAR; encoded by the coding sequence ATGTCATTTCAATCGGTTGATTGGTGGTTAATCGCGCCGTCATTGACGGTGTGTGTTTCCGCGCTGCTGACGATGTTGCTGCAGCCGTTTGTGTCCGAGCGGCGGCAGGAATGGATCGGCCATTTGAGCTGGATCGGCATGGCCCTGGCCCTCGTGCTTTGCGGCCAGCAAATCGGCGAGCAGGGTTCGACGTTCTCCGGCCAGTTCGTGCTCGACGAATTCAGCTTGTTCTTCAATATGATCTTTCTGGCCGCGGGCATCCTCACGATCTTCATGTCGCTCGACTATCTCAAGAAGAAGGAAAACAACCACGGCGAGTTTTATCCGCTTGTGCTCTTCGCGACCTACGGCATGATGGTGATGGCCTCGACGACGAATCTGCTCGTCATCTTCCTCGGTCTGGAAATCATGTCGGTCTCGTTGTACGTGCTGGCGGGTTTCGCGCGAACGCAATTACGCTCAACCGAAGCCGCGATCAAGTATTTCCTGCTGGGCGCGTTTGCCACCGGCTTTACCGTGCTGGGGATTGCGTTCATCTACGGTGTTACCGGCACGTTCGCGATTAACGACGTGCTGACCTACTTCCGGCAGACCCCGGGCATCGACGCGTTCCTCCTGATCGGAGCGGCACTGCTGATCGTCGGGTTGGGCTTCAAGGTGGCGGCGGTACCGTTCCATATGTGGGCGGCGGACGCCTACGAAGGCGCGCCCTCACCGGTGACCGGCTTCATGTCGGCAGGACCGAAAGCGGCGGCATTTGCGGCAATGCTGCGCATCTTCAGCTTTGGCTACCAAGATTTCCAGGCACAGCTCGAACCATTGTTCTGGGTGTTGGCGGTGGCGACGATGATTGTGGGCAACATCATGGCGTTGCGGCAGGAGAATTTCAAGCGCATGCTGGCGTTCTCGTCGATTGCCCACGCCGGCTACATCATGATCGCGCTGGTGGTCGGGACGGCCGAAGCGGCTTCCGCAGCGGCGTTCTATCTGCTCTGCTACGCCCTCACGAATCTCGGCGCCTTCATGATTATCAGCCTGGTCGATTCGTCACATGCTCACGACGAAGTCGCGACGATCAACGACTACGCCGGCCTGGGGCGCACCCGGCCGCTTTTGGGGGTCTTGCTCTTGATTTTCATGATCTCGTTGGCGGGCTTCCCGCCGACCGCGGGATTTGTCGGCAAGCTGGTGCTGTTCAAAGCCGCATTGGCTGAGGGCTACTATGCACTGGTGGTGATCGCGGTGATTAACAGCCTGATCTCGGTCTACTACTATCTGCGCGTGATCGTCAAGATGTTCATGGCCGACAAGGACGTCCAACCGATTTCAGTGCCGGCGCTGCCGGCGTTTCTCCTGCTGGCGTTGATCGTCGCCGTCGTGGCGGTGTTCGCGATCGGTATCTTCCCGCACCAATGGTATCCGCTTGAGGGGCTGACCGCGGTTACGGCGAGATAA
- a CDS encoding glutathione S-transferase N-terminal domain-containing protein, with product MGAVKLYTKVGCPYCASAREDFKARGVAFEELDVHTTPGAAEEAQRLQGGSRRVPVIFENGKVTVGFGGS from the coding sequence ATGGGTGCGGTGAAACTTTATACGAAAGTCGGCTGCCCGTATTGCGCCTCGGCGCGCGAAGATTTCAAGGCGCGGGGCGTGGCGTTTGAGGAGCTGGACGTGCACACGACGCCGGGTGCGGCGGAAGAAGCTCAGCGGCTGCAGGGCGGCAGCCGGCGCGTGCCGGTGATATTTGAGAATGGCAAGGTGACCGTCGGTTTCGGCGGGTCCTGA
- a CDS encoding NADH-quinone oxidoreductase subunit M produces MDQAILTLVTFFPLVGVLLLMFVRKESEQAIKMITLATTLVTFVLSLHLWFHFDSTTSAMQFTVQVPWIQSLGISYNLGIDGISLLLVLLTTVLMPISVLSAWNAVKDRLKGFMISLLILQVGMIGVFVSLDLFLFYIFWEVMLIPMYFLIGIWGGINRIYAAIKFVLFTMFGSLLMLVAIIALVLIHFKTTGVYSFALQDYYRLAIGPGVQNWLFVAFALAFLIKVPVFPFHTWLPDAHVQAPTAGSVILAGVLLKMGTYGFLRYCIPMFPNAFEAWLPTIAVLSLIGIIYGALVAMVQKDVKSLVAFSSVAHMGFVMIGMVALNDQGVGGSIMQMLNHGISTGALFLIVGMIYERRHTRLIADFGGLFKVMPIFATFFMIVTLSSIGLPGTNGFVGEFVILLGTFKFNVTYAVIATFGIVLGAAYMLWMFQRVVWGKVENPENQGLTDLNLREWAVLTPLVVLIFWIGLYPKPIFEAMAPSVTNLIRQAEARKVQLSQMYETVDKANWVTKAEK; encoded by the coding sequence ATGGATCAAGCGATTCTTACATTAGTGACATTCTTCCCGCTGGTCGGCGTCCTGCTGCTGATGTTCGTTCGCAAGGAGTCGGAGCAGGCAATCAAGATGATCACGCTGGCAACAACGCTGGTCACTTTCGTCCTGTCGCTGCATCTATGGTTCCACTTCGATTCAACGACCTCGGCGATGCAGTTTACGGTGCAAGTCCCCTGGATTCAATCGCTGGGAATCAGCTACAACCTCGGTATCGACGGTATCAGTCTGCTGCTGGTGCTGCTGACGACGGTACTGATGCCGATCTCGGTCCTTTCCGCCTGGAATGCGGTCAAGGATCGGCTCAAGGGCTTCATGATCTCGCTGCTGATTTTGCAGGTCGGGATGATCGGCGTCTTTGTTTCGCTTGACCTGTTCCTGTTCTACATTTTCTGGGAAGTGATGCTGATCCCGATGTACTTCCTGATCGGCATCTGGGGCGGCATCAATCGCATCTACGCCGCGATCAAGTTCGTGTTATTTACGATGTTCGGATCGCTGCTGATGCTGGTGGCGATCATCGCGCTGGTGCTGATCCATTTCAAGACGACCGGCGTCTACTCATTTGCGCTGCAAGACTACTATCGGCTGGCGATCGGCCCCGGGGTACAAAACTGGCTCTTTGTCGCCTTTGCGCTGGCGTTTCTGATCAAGGTCCCGGTGTTTCCGTTCCACACCTGGTTGCCGGATGCGCACGTGCAGGCGCCCACGGCGGGCTCGGTGATCCTGGCAGGCGTGCTGCTGAAAATGGGCACCTACGGTTTTCTGCGTTACTGCATTCCGATGTTTCCGAACGCGTTCGAAGCGTGGCTGCCGACGATTGCGGTGCTGTCGTTGATCGGGATCATCTATGGCGCTCTGGTGGCAATGGTGCAAAAGGACGTCAAGTCGTTGGTGGCATTCTCCTCGGTTGCGCACATGGGCTTCGTCATGATCGGGATGGTAGCGCTCAACGACCAAGGTGTGGGCGGCTCGATCATGCAGATGCTCAACCACGGCATCTCGACCGGCGCCCTGTTCTTGATCGTCGGGATGATTTACGAGCGCCGGCATACGCGCCTGATCGCCGATTTCGGCGGTTTGTTCAAAGTGATGCCGATTTTTGCCACCTTCTTTATGATCGTGACGCTCTCATCGATCGGTTTGCCGGGGACGAATGGATTTGTGGGTGAGTTCGTGATCTTGCTCGGTACCTTCAAGTTCAATGTGACCTACGCTGTCATCGCGACGTTCGGCATCGTGCTCGGCGCGGCTTACATGCTCTGGATGTTCCAGCGCGTGGTCTGGGGCAAAGTTGAGAATCCGGAAAATCAAGGTCTAACCGATCTGAATCTGCGCGAGTGGGCCGTGCTGACGCCGCTGGTCGTGCTGATTTTCTGGATCGGCCTGTATCCGAAACCGATTTTCGAGGCGATGGCGCCGTCGGTGACGAACTTGATCCGACAGGCGGAAGCGCGCAAGGTGCAATTGTCGCAAATGTACGAGACTGTTGATAAGGCCAACTGGGTGACGAAGGCGGAGAAGTAG